A window of Polaribacter litorisediminis contains these coding sequences:
- a CDS encoding toxin-antitoxin system YwqK family antitoxin encodes MRGIKIINLILIISLIFFSSSCSDNNIKEKISYYTNGDIREILYNKTDKMYGLKTQFYPNGNLNTISYFKNVKSTMFIGFYESGQILMKGNIENDLYEGLWVYYYGNGKLMNKGNFKKGIRVGIWYHYSKEGKLTIEDCKEGVED; translated from the coding sequence ATGAGGGGAATAAAAATTATTAATTTAATATTAATAATATCTTTAATATTTTTTTCTTCATCTTGTAGTGATAATAATATTAAAGAAAAAATCAGTTATTATACAAATGGAGACATAAGAGAAATTCTATATAATAAAACAGATAAAATGTATGGTTTAAAAACCCAATTTTACCCAAACGGGAACTTGAATACCATTTCTTACTTTAAAAATGTCAAGTCAACAATGTTTATTGGTTTTTATGAAAGTGGACAAATTTTAATGAAAGGGAATATAGAAAATGATTTATACGAAGGCTTGTGGGTTTATTATTACGGAAACGGAAAATTAATGAACAAGGGAAACTTTAAAAAAGGCATCAGAGTTGGAATCTGGTACCATTACTCTAAAGAAGGAAAGTTAACGATTGAAGATTGTAAAGAAGGTGTAGAAGATTGA
- a CDS encoding DUF2750 domain-containing protein, with protein sequence MKTVCESEIVYALKNKKGYATSTSVHYDDEDGNPIGMICFWAEKVRAKSCIKDGWKKYQVVEIKLSEFMENFCVGMENDGLLIGTQFDQNMFGFESEPLDLIIELITELKTLEKNLDFKKYNGIEDLERQTKSVMNE encoded by the coding sequence GTGAAAACTGTTTGCGAATCTGAAATAGTTTACGCTTTAAAAAATAAAAAAGGATATGCAACTTCAACTTCTGTACATTATGATGATGAAGATGGAAATCCAATTGGAATGATTTGTTTTTGGGCGGAAAAAGTTAGAGCGAAATCTTGCATAAAAGATGGTTGGAAAAAATATCAAGTTGTTGAAATTAAGTTGTCTGAATTTATGGAAAACTTTTGTGTCGGAATGGAAAATGATGGACTTTTAATCGGAACTCAATTCGACCAAAATATGTTCGGATTTGAATCTGAACCTTTAGACTTGATAATCGAATTAATTACTGAATTGAAAACGCTTGAAAAAAATTTAGATTTTAAGAAATATAATGGAATTGAAGATTTGGAAAGACAAACGAAATCTGTAATGAACGAATAA
- a CDS encoding RnfABCDGE type electron transport complex subunit D has protein sequence MTKKQRKIFYTLIFFIGIILMYFQIEIYRNTFINWKIPASIITIVGILSFLADFKNYKRTYEYSGFELYLYSWMHYIIGFGFIACSIFMLTNFYFAGKEVKTENYEIIGRTTIRGTTKGRTDKEQPVFIIVYKGKSKELVFKNEYFEKMNLYKNVEFETRNGLFGFDILENKKLN, from the coding sequence ATGACGAAAAAACAACGAAAGATATTTTATACATTAATTTTCTTCATTGGAATAATATTAATGTATTTTCAGATAGAAATTTATCGAAATACATTTATTAACTGGAAAATTCCTGCATCAATAATTACAATAGTCGGAATTTTGAGTTTTTTAGCGGATTTTAAAAATTACAAGCGGACTTATGAATATAGCGGATTTGAATTATATTTATATTCTTGGATGCATTACATAATTGGATTTGGATTTATTGCTTGCTCAATCTTTATGCTGACAAATTTTTATTTTGCTGGAAAAGAAGTAAAAACTGAAAATTATGAAATTATTGGACGAACTACAATTCGTGGAACAACTAAAGGTAGAACAGATAAAGAACAACCAGTATTTATAATAGTTTATAAGGGGAAAAGCAAAGAATTGGTATTCAAAAACGAATATTTTGAGAAAATGAATTTATACAAAAATGTTGAATTTGAAACTCGGAATGGACTTTTCGGATTTGATATTTTAGAAAATAAAAAATTGAATTAA
- a CDS encoding NAD(P)-dependent alcohol dehydrogenase: MKAVICTKYGSPEVLQLQEAQKPKCGSHDLLIKVMATAVNSADVKVRSLAIKGFLKPLMRVVLGLKKPRKPVMGTVYSGIVEEVGDSVTQFKPQDKVFGSTGFHFGTYAEYLSVKEHSPVCLMPESASFEEAAALIFGGQSAHFFLEKARLSQRSKPKVLIIGSTGSVGIAAIQIAQYYKAEITVVCSSSSEALMKTLKVERMIFYDRDDFIKQPNRYDILFDAVGCTKGKSCRHLLNPEGKFVSVDGLSYATETKVQLEFIKTLFEKGEMKAIIDRTYSLEEMQHAHAYVATGRKKGNVVIRVTN, encoded by the coding sequence ATGAAAGCTGTTATTTGTACCAAATATGGAAGTCCCGAAGTGCTTCAGTTACAAGAAGCACAAAAGCCCAAATGCGGCAGTCATGATCTTTTGATAAAGGTAATGGCTACCGCAGTAAACTCTGCTGATGTGAAAGTTAGAAGCCTTGCGATTAAAGGCTTTTTAAAGCCACTGATGCGAGTAGTTCTAGGATTAAAAAAGCCAAGAAAACCCGTCATGGGAACGGTCTATTCCGGTATTGTGGAAGAAGTTGGGGATAGTGTTACCCAATTTAAACCACAAGATAAGGTTTTCGGGAGTACAGGTTTCCATTTTGGAACATATGCTGAATACCTTTCCGTAAAGGAGCATAGTCCTGTATGCTTAATGCCAGAGAGCGCAAGCTTTGAAGAAGCAGCCGCCTTAATCTTTGGTGGACAATCAGCACACTTCTTTCTTGAAAAGGCCCGACTTTCCCAAAGGTCCAAGCCCAAGGTCTTAATCATAGGTTCCACAGGTTCGGTGGGCATAGCCGCCATTCAAATCGCTCAATATTATAAGGCGGAAATAACGGTTGTTTGCAGTTCATCAAGTGAAGCATTGATGAAAACCCTGAAGGTTGAACGTATGATTTTTTATGATAGGGACGATTTTATAAAGCAACCCAACCGCTACGATATCCTGTTTGATGCCGTTGGCTGCACCAAGGGAAAATCTTGTAGACACCTCTTAAATCCTGAGGGAAAATTTGTTTCTGTCGACGGATTATCCTACGCGACCGAAACAAAAGTCCAATTGGAATTTATTAAAACTCTTTTTGAAAAGGGAGAGATGAAAGCAATAATCGATAGAACATATTCACTGGAAGAAATGCAGCACGCCCATGCCTATGTAGCCACAGGAAGAAAGAAGGGGAATGTCGTGATAAGAGTAACGAACTAA
- a CDS encoding Crp/Fnr family transcriptional regulator, with the protein MKNLLFDFISRYISLTEEEKNTLIDLDIFHSFNKGAVLLEEGQKSNKGFFVLKGCIRSYYVIDGEEKTTAFYTEMEGLTPPCVLNGKPSAYSISCVEDSILTVSDPSMEVEVFQKFPKFETMCRVLSEELLIKQQLDFDAFKTSSPEQRYHNLLEKRPDLIQRVPQYQLASFLGIKPQSLSRLRARVNEKNKG; encoded by the coding sequence ATGAAAAACTTACTCTTTGACTTCATATCAAGATACATTTCGTTGACAGAAGAAGAAAAAAACACACTGATTGATCTAGATATATTTCACTCCTTCAATAAAGGCGCTGTTTTATTGGAAGAAGGACAAAAATCGAATAAAGGATTTTTTGTATTAAAAGGTTGTATTCGGTCATACTATGTCATAGATGGAGAAGAAAAAACAACCGCTTTCTATACAGAAATGGAAGGCTTAACTCCTCCCTGTGTTTTAAATGGAAAGCCTTCAGCATATTCTATTTCTTGCGTTGAAGACTCCATCCTTACGGTTTCTGACCCCAGCATGGAAGTTGAAGTTTTTCAGAAATTCCCAAAGTTTGAAACGATGTGCAGGGTATTGTCTGAAGAACTATTGATTAAACAACAATTGGACTTTGATGCCTTCAAAACCTCATCGCCTGAGCAACGTTACCACAACCTTTTGGAAAAACGACCAGATTTAATCCAACGGGTCCCACAATATCAATTAGCCAGTTTTTTAGGAATCAAGCCACAATCTTTAAGTAGGTTAAGAGCAAGAGTCAATGAAAAAAATAAGGGTTAG